ttaatttcgagtctcatagcaaagggtctgaatacttatgtaaataaggtatttcagttttttaaaagTTTGTTTGCAATTAATACataacctgtttttactttgtcattatagggtattgtgtgtagtagaTTGGTGAGATTTTTTCTtcatttaatgcattttagaataaggctgtaacataacgtaGAAAAAGTGAAGCGGTcagaatactttacgaatgcactatATTTAAAGGAAAACGCTACccaaaaactatcttttggtatttgtttaatTCGTCCactgttgatatagtcccaaaaaaatgttttgcaggtCAGCAATCAGGTTTTGTCTTGAAAAAGGAAAACTGTCGGCAATCAAGTTAACTGAGTAAAAGGAATGTTTTGGGAGAGTCAACGAGAGTTTCGGGGTGTCATGTTACACTCAGGCTGTTGGCTAGTTAGACAGGTTTAGAGATACTCTAGGAAAATGTGTATATATCGTAGGAGTTTTTTCCACCCGTACGGTTATTTTCTCCTTTTGTTAGCTCAGGCAAATTTTTGTCCATAGTGAAATATACTGGAATAGTGACCTTTTGGAATGAACTTGCTTACTGATCTTActctccatctgtgtctctgTTCTCCTCAGGTCTCCTCCTTCTGCACTGAGGCCCTGACCATATGCAACTCACTTCTCCACCCCCGCACCCCAtccctctgcctccccctgccCCCCCTCACCCTCAAACCCAGCCCTGCCActtccctcctcaccccttcccAGGCCTCCAGCCTcaccctccccactctcctcggAGGGCCCTTCCCAGGCCGACACTCACTCGGCCTAGGCCACACCCTCCTAGGTTCCCTGGACAACCACCTGTCTCTGGTTCCTCCGGGGCTCTCTGGCCAGGGCTCTACCCCAGGAGACCTGCTCCTTTCCCCCCATCAGGGCGAGCTGGCAGGGCTGGGGCTCTCAGAGGGCCAGAGACCCGTCTTCATCCGTTACGACAAAGAGGAAGCGGAGGATGTGGAGATTTCACTTGAGAGCGACTCAGACGATAGTGTTGTCATCTTCCCACGGGGGATGCTGATGTTAGAGAACCAAGATGGCATCAGCACCGTGGCCACTCTCCCCGTGTCTTCCTTGGTACCAGGTGGGGTCACTCTCCCCGTACCCGGGCCAGGGGATGACCCAGGCGGTGACATCTCACTCCCCCTCGCCAAtgacctcccctccacctccctccctcaccctctcctcccctcctcctccgctCCTAGCTCCATCAACTCATTCCCTCCAGCTCCACTAGCCTCACTGGTTTCCCCCCTCAACTCCACCGGTGTGACCCAGCTCGGTGCTCCCTCTGTGGGGCTAGGAGTTGGGGCTGACTCCCTCCCTGGAGCCCAGCTCCAGCAGATGTTGCTTCAGGGCCAGTCACCAGTCCCAGGTCAGCCCACGCCACTGGGTCTCCCCATACAGGTAAAATCAcaaagaaatgtgagttatagatatcTCATTAAAAGCAAGTCTgtgaagtggtagatctgttctatgtgcactatttctatgcttcccccCTTGAGTTTAGTTTTTACGTccggttttgtacaccagattTAAATAGCGGAAAATACTATATTTTGGGTTATTTAAAAGATATGTGGTACAATGGTTCTCTACACTATGCATTGCTTGTTTCACAACATGATCCGACAGATGTTTTTAAAGTGTTCTACCTCTGTCTACAGATGCTCCAGAACCAGCTAGCTCAGCCCAGCAGAGTCCTACAGCAGCAACAGGCCAGTGAGGAAGATCATTCTGTTATTAATATCAACAGCtctgatgaggaagaggaggaggatgaagagatggaggatgaggatgagctgggagaggaggaggatgaggaggggttggaggatgaagaagaggaggaagaagggagcGATTTCCCCGATGAAGAAGAAGAGTTTTATGGAGAAGAGTTTGATGActatgaggaggaagagggggaggaggaagaagaggaggaggatgaggaggaagaggagggagagatcaggCCGTTGgacagagaagggaggagaggaggaatggggagggaggaaggagaggtgctCAGAGAAGTGccggaggatagagggatgggtggattctgtgtggagggagagatggaaggaggtatAGAGGAGCTGGGGACTAACAGAAGGGTTTACGGGGAAGAAGGGGTGAAGGCTCAGGAGGTAGAGAGCATCGGTGtgctggaggaagagagggaaggagaggaggatgacgCTGATGGAATGAACGACCCGACAATGCCTCAGATTCTCTGTGTGACGGGCGGAGctctggaagagagggaggagctaGGGGAGGGGCATGGGCAGGAAGTGGGGTCATGTGAGCAGCAGGGAGGTGATCGTCCAGAGGCAACGCCCTCTTCTGAAGGCCCCACCCCTCAACACAAACAGGAGGCAGAGCCTGCACAGGAAGTGAGGGTGGGCGGCAGCGACCAGCCATCCAATCAGGGAGAAGAACCAGAAAAACAGGACGGGGACTCTGCTAAAGAGGAAGTTAAGCCATCAGCCGctcagagcgagacagagggggaggagcctgaacgagagaaaggaggagaagagggagaggaggatggagaagagggtgggagagggatgaagaggaagagggagggagaggaggaaggaacaGGACAGGGCACAGAGAAGAAAAAGGTAAGAACTCTTTAACCATTCACATTCCAAGCCTTTTAGCTGATTTTACAACACATTTTCTCGTGAGTGACTTCCTTGGACATGGTTTGTGTGTAGATACAGTGAGCTCCGTAAGTCTTGGGACAgtgaatgttttttttgtctCTGTACTCCTGCACTTTGAAATTAtataatgactatgaggttaaagtgcagactgtcagattTAATTGGAGGTTAATTGGATGCTCctatgattacggataatcctgaatgaatcgtgaataatggtTCTTGTAATGGTGACAGGTTAGCATGTCGTGGgcgtatgatatttgtgcatctaactttctcactcatcgttATTCACGGTTCATTCAGGACAATCTGTAGTCattgtagcatccacattaacgtAGGAGTGTTTAGAAatctattctattcttatttacaataaaagtgactccaaattgacacaatacattatttaccattcatttctattgggcacaagataatctgaaacacaaccaaaacaaacagtaaATGAATCTAACACGTTTGTAGAGTCACAGGCTTGATGTATCATTGCATGCtctgaatatgggaccaaatactacagtTTTGACAACGTTAATAAAcagaagtgaatttgtcccaatacttttggtcccctacaATGTGGGGGACCATGTATAAAAGgttctgtaatttctaaacggttcacccgttatggatgaaaataccctcaattAAAGCTGACAGCACTTTAACCTcaagtcattgtataatttcaaatccagaGTACAAAACAACAACTGTCACTGTCCCAGTTTTGGAGCTCACGGTATACCAAGTATCTGTTTTAAGATACAAAATGCTAGTTAATGACTGTTGTCCGGTTCCTTAGCCACAGAATAATGTAAATCTAACCTctgtttctgttttctctctgtctctctgtctcgtctgtctctctcacactcactcagtTGGATGAAGAAGTCATGGCGTCCATGTTGGCTGATTTTGTAGCCTGCCCTCCAGACGACGAGGAAAAAGGTCCCTCAGCATCCAACCTCCCCTCTTAAAGATGTCCAGCCATGGCTTCGTCACCAAACCATCAGAACAACTTGTTTTCTACCCCCTTCTTATAGTCTCACATAAGGTTTCAAAATTCTCAGGTTTTCCCGACATCTCGGTTGCGAAGACTCCCAGAATCGTGAGGGAATAAAGCATGAAATCCTCCGATCAGAATTTCTGGGAAACCTGTGTATTTTGAGAAGGTTACCGCTGCATTTTGCATCTGTCTCACACTACTATTCATTACCAACCTGCAGCTTAGACAATGTTGAAAACATTGAAAATTGCCATATAGTCTCTGTATGACACACTTTTTTAGATGTTGGAGATGGAATGTTCCTAAAATAAAAATGACGATTCGACTTCCAGGAAAGTGAAAGCATTTGTAATACACTCTGGACTCCATATTCaaatcatattatatatatatatatatatataaataaataaataaataaataaataaaacaccagTTAGGTTAGTTTACATCAACCTTAAAGTCTTGGGACATCAAATGATTGAAAGACACAGCAGTGAAGACTGCAGCTCTTCAGTACTGCTGTGTGGTACCCTACAGTTAGTGAGTGTagtcgtggtggtggtagtactgCTGTGTGGTACCCTACAGTTAGTGAGTGTagtcgtggtggtggtagtagtgctGTGTGGTACCCTACAGTTAGTGAGTGTagtcgtggtggtggtagtagtgctGTGTGGTACCCTACAGTTAGTGAGTGTagtcgtggtggtggtagtagtgctGTGTGGTACCCTACAGTTAGTGAGTGTAGTCGTGTTAGTAGTAGTGTGGTTTTGGTCACCTATCATGTTCATGTTTTTGAGGTCTTATATACAGTATCAATTCTTTTtgttataaaataaataaacttcaAAGACAACTGCTGAAAGTCTCTCTTGATATTTCAGATGAAGTTTTAGTTTGACTTTGGGAATTTATTAACTCCCTACCTACTGTTAGTATGAATGCTTAATTTAGGTTTCGCTTTTAGAGGGGTTTTTTTCAGCCTACATAGCACTGTGCTACTACTGTGTACTTTTTAAAACAGGAAGTGTGTTGAGTGCTGTGCAATATCTAGTATATTAGTGCAATGCAGGCTGAGCTGTGATCATTTTAGTACTCAACTCATAGTCTCTTGTGGACAGACATCGTAAAGATTTTAGTTCTGGGCTAACCAAGATTACTCATAGCAGAACTATCAGTAGCCATGGG
This DNA window, taken from Oncorhynchus tshawytscha isolate Ot180627B linkage group LG10, Otsh_v2.0, whole genome shotgun sequence, encodes the following:
- the LOC112259734 gene encoding proline-, glutamic acid- and leucine-rich protein 1 isoform X1, whose amino-acid sequence is MAATAAWMHGPANMRLTEGLLSVLKEQRPEYLPALLANYREHGVVSTQSSAAVGGLVGLSNAKLGNSKTRFEGLCLLSVLVKDSSSDVFQQHCLSWLRSLQQVIQSQAPLPSIQLAVGVLQDLLQYSSQLPELAREVGLNSILGILTSLLGLKSEFHLAAMEGMTACMTFYPRACGSLRDKLGACFLSKMDSVIPEVQEVACECYGRLPCLGGVLERGGGGRRAEGWTNQLHCLLASANGMLAQLYQSTESEGMVPYEGPGVELPYPPLDDTDPLVLLQLQHRYRGVCLALKHTLGVDPASAVRLPVQQVLNLVCRALAVSSKSINVTGDGSVRLLVLPSIHNHTVKVLHALITAVGSGLVQYSSMLQRLFSQTLSAWTPLPETNLGQQRAFSAVRVSLYRTLELWVKVGGASAGVLQGSPTHSEILLAHLLGDITPGADSVRLRAGQSTVADLVSSKPCPKSRKPGLGMGNGGGATLQRKGDSLANQDTCVSALRALRQIILTSGTLLKEDIHKRLHDVVLPLCVRLQQQHGGDCGAGGVSGQYGSALPRRELYRLLLALVLVPPPRWPPPLTCTVSILSHGRRDRSLKVSSFCTEALTICNSLLHPRTPSLCLPLPPLTLKPSPATSLLTPSQASSLTLPTLLGGPFPGRHSLGLGHTLLGSLDNHLSLVPPGLSGQGSTPGDLLLSPHQGELAGLGLSEGQRPVFIRYDKEEAEDVEISLESDSDDSVVIFPRGMLMLENQDGISTVATLPVSSLVPGGVTLPVPGPGDDPGGDISLPLANDLPSTSLPHPLLPSSSAPSSINSFPPAPLASLVSPLNSTGVTQLGAPSVGLGVGADSLPGAQLQQMLLQGQSPVPGQPTPLGLPIQMLQNQLAQPSRVLQQQQASEEDHSVININSSDEEEEEDEEMEDEDELGEEEDEEGLEDEEEEEEGSDFPDEEEEFYGEEFDDYEEEEGEEEEEEEDEEEEEGEIRPLDREGRRGGMGREEGEVLREVPEDRGMGGFCVEGEMEGGIEELGTNRRVYGEEGVKAQEVESIGVLEEEREGEEDDADGMNDPTMPQILCVTGGALEEREELGEGHGQEVGSCEQQGGDRPEATPSSEGPTPQHKQEAEPAQEVRVGGSDQPSNQGEEPEKQDGDSAKEEVKPSAAQSETEGEEPEREKGGEEGEEDGEEGGRGMKRKREGEEEGTGQGTEKKKLDEEVMASMLADFVACPPDDEEKGPSASNLPS
- the LOC112259734 gene encoding proline-, glutamic acid- and leucine-rich protein 1 isoform X2 — encoded protein: MAATAAWMHGPANMRLTEGLLSVLKEQRPEYLPALLANYREHGVVSTQSSAAVGGLVGLSNAKLGNSKTRFEGLCLLSVLVKDSSSDVFQQHCLSWLRSLQQVIQSQAPLPSIQLAVGVLQDLLQYSSQLPELAREVGLNSILGILTSLLGLKSEFHLAAMEGMTACMTFYPRACGSLRDKLGACFLSKMDSVIPEVQEVACECYGRLPCLGGVLERGGGGRRAEGWTNQLHCLLASANGMLAQLYQSTESGMVPYEGPGVELPYPPLDDTDPLVLLQLQHRYRGVCLALKHTLGVDPASAVRLPVQQVLNLVCRALAVSSKSINVTGDGSVRLLVLPSIHNHTVKVLHALITAVGSGLVQYSSMLQRLFSQTLSAWTPLPETNLGQQRAFSAVRVSLYRTLELWVKVGGASAGVLQGSPTHSEILLAHLLGDITPGADSVRLRAGQSTVADLVSSKPCPKSRKPGLGMGNGGGATLQRKGDSLANQDTCVSALRALRQIILTSGTLLKEDIHKRLHDVVLPLCVRLQQQHGGDCGAGGVSGQYGSALPRRELYRLLLALVLVPPPRWPPPLTCTVSILSHGRRDRSLKVSSFCTEALTICNSLLHPRTPSLCLPLPPLTLKPSPATSLLTPSQASSLTLPTLLGGPFPGRHSLGLGHTLLGSLDNHLSLVPPGLSGQGSTPGDLLLSPHQGELAGLGLSEGQRPVFIRYDKEEAEDVEISLESDSDDSVVIFPRGMLMLENQDGISTVATLPVSSLVPGGVTLPVPGPGDDPGGDISLPLANDLPSTSLPHPLLPSSSAPSSINSFPPAPLASLVSPLNSTGVTQLGAPSVGLGVGADSLPGAQLQQMLLQGQSPVPGQPTPLGLPIQMLQNQLAQPSRVLQQQQASEEDHSVININSSDEEEEEDEEMEDEDELGEEEDEEGLEDEEEEEEGSDFPDEEEEFYGEEFDDYEEEEGEEEEEEEDEEEEEGEIRPLDREGRRGGMGREEGEVLREVPEDRGMGGFCVEGEMEGGIEELGTNRRVYGEEGVKAQEVESIGVLEEEREGEEDDADGMNDPTMPQILCVTGGALEEREELGEGHGQEVGSCEQQGGDRPEATPSSEGPTPQHKQEAEPAQEVRVGGSDQPSNQGEEPEKQDGDSAKEEVKPSAAQSETEGEEPEREKGGEEGEEDGEEGGRGMKRKREGEEEGTGQGTEKKKLDEEVMASMLADFVACPPDDEEKGPSASNLPS